In Flavobacterium sp. N3904, one DNA window encodes the following:
- a CDS encoding aminopeptidase P family protein, with amino-acid sequence MKYHQIDRALFIKNRAKFMAQMKPNSVAVFNSNDIYPVSADSTLPFAQHRDIFYLSGVDQEESILLLFPDAPYENQREMLFLKETSAHIAVWEGEKLTKDRAFEVSGIKTVYWLQDFEKILNEMMTYSDIMYINTNEHYRAAVETETREARFVKWWKAKYPAHQVAKSNPILQRIRSVKETEEIDLIQNACNITEKGFRRLLSFVKPNVTEYEIEAELVHEFIRNRSKGFAYTPIIASGNNANVLHYIENNQQCKAGDLVLLDVAAEYANYSSDMTRMIPVSGKFTDRQKEVYNAVLRVKNEATKMLTPGTLWKQYHVEVGKIMTSELLGLGLIDKGDVQNENPEWPAYKKYFMHGTSHHMGLDTHDYGLLHEPMKANMVFTVEPGIYIPAEGFGIRLEDNVVIQETGEPFNLMRNIPIEVEEIESLMNS; translated from the coding sequence ATGAAATATCATCAAATTGACCGTGCTCTTTTTATAAAAAATAGAGCAAAATTCATGGCTCAAATGAAGCCAAATAGTGTAGCAGTATTTAATTCTAATGATATTTATCCTGTTTCTGCAGATAGTACATTGCCATTTGCACAACACCGCGACATCTTTTATTTATCGGGAGTAGACCAAGAAGAAAGCATCTTATTGCTTTTCCCAGATGCTCCTTACGAAAATCAAAGAGAAATGCTATTCCTAAAAGAAACCAGCGCTCATATTGCTGTTTGGGAAGGTGAAAAATTGACCAAAGACCGCGCTTTTGAAGTTTCAGGAATCAAAACTGTGTATTGGTTACAAGATTTCGAGAAAATCCTGAACGAAATGATGACGTATTCAGACATCATGTACATCAACACCAACGAACATTACCGTGCTGCTGTTGAAACCGAAACCCGCGAAGCCCGTTTTGTAAAATGGTGGAAAGCCAAATATCCGGCGCATCAAGTAGCAAAAAGCAACCCAATATTGCAACGCATCCGTTCTGTTAAAGAAACCGAAGAAATAGATTTAATCCAAAACGCCTGTAACATAACCGAAAAAGGTTTCCGAAGATTATTGTCATTCGTAAAACCAAATGTAACCGAATACGAAATCGAAGCTGAATTAGTTCACGAATTCATTCGTAACAGATCCAAAGGTTTTGCTTACACGCCAATTATTGCTTCTGGAAATAATGCCAATGTGTTGCATTACATCGAAAACAATCAACAATGTAAAGCGGGTGATCTAGTATTACTGGACGTGGCTGCTGAATACGCAAACTATTCTAGTGATATGACCCGTATGATTCCAGTTTCGGGAAAATTTACAGACAGACAAAAAGAAGTATACAATGCTGTTTTGCGCGTTAAAAACGAAGCTACCAAAATGCTTACGCCTGGAACGCTTTGGAAACAATACCACGTAGAAGTGGGCAAAATCATGACTTCAGAATTGCTTGGTTTGGGATTAATTGACAAAGGCGACGTACAAAATGAAAATCCGGAATGGCCTGCCTACAAAAAATATTTCATGCACGGAACCTCTCACCACATGGGATTGGACACGCACGATTACGGATTATTGCACGAGCCAATGAAAGCCAACATGGTATTTACTGTGGAACCCGGAATTTATATCCCGGCCGAAGGTTTCGGAATTCGTTTGGAAGACAATGTTGTTATTCAAGAAACTGGCGAGCCTTTTAACTTAATGCGCAACATCCCGATTGAAGTGGAAGAAATCGAAAGTTTGATGAATTCGTAA
- a CDS encoding helix-turn-helix domain-containing protein, with protein sequence MNVEKEYIKLIFGLKLKQARTNKDLSLFGLAKITELSKSYLNEIEKGKKYPKTEKIILLAEKLDVSYDHMVSLKLDNNLAPIGEILKSGILKEIPLDLFGIQEADLIDIIANAPAKVNAFISTIIEIAQHYNLTRESFFLASLRSYQEAHNNYFEDLEEKVLSFCRAFHINIDANISIEELSAILIEEYGYKIEEIVFSEQDELGDLRSIFVPKSKTLLLSMGIDSSQKAFILAKEIAYNYLEITERLYTFSWIKFDNFDQVLNNFYASYFAGALLLPRQHLIDELNLFLSNSNPKPQEMIQLMSKFNVSPESFYQRLTNILPKDFQIKNLFFLRLSHEIGTDTYQIKKELHITNQQEPHANEMNEHYCRRWVSIKTIVESLKQKKEHFFDAQISRYENSNNEYLVFSSATPDPFKKNCLRSISVGILITPSVKKKFKFIEGDSVKKQLVGVTCETCSVKDCLERASPPIHLDRKIRNEKTDVTVQEYMAKYS encoded by the coding sequence ATGAACGTAGAAAAAGAGTATATCAAGTTGATTTTCGGGCTTAAACTCAAGCAGGCTAGAACAAATAAAGATTTATCATTATTTGGTTTGGCCAAAATAACCGAGTTGTCAAAATCCTATTTGAACGAAATTGAAAAAGGGAAAAAATATCCTAAAACGGAAAAAATTATACTGTTGGCGGAGAAATTGGACGTTTCTTACGATCATATGGTGTCTTTAAAACTCGACAATAATCTCGCGCCGATTGGTGAAATATTAAAATCGGGAATATTGAAGGAGATTCCGCTGGATCTTTTTGGGATTCAAGAAGCCGATCTAATTGATATTATTGCCAATGCACCAGCCAAAGTCAATGCTTTTATCAGTACAATTATCGAAATTGCTCAACATTATAACTTAACCCGAGAAAGTTTTTTCTTGGCTTCGTTACGTTCCTATCAAGAAGCGCACAATAATTACTTTGAAGATCTCGAAGAAAAAGTACTTTCGTTCTGCAGAGCTTTTCACATTAATATTGATGCTAATATTTCGATAGAGGAGTTGTCGGCTATTTTGATAGAGGAATATGGGTATAAAATTGAAGAGATTGTTTTCTCTGAACAAGATGAATTGGGTGATTTGAGATCTATTTTTGTACCAAAAAGCAAAACGTTATTACTCTCAATGGGGATTGATTCTTCTCAGAAAGCTTTTATTTTAGCCAAGGAGATTGCGTATAATTATCTTGAAATAACAGAAAGGCTGTATACTTTTAGTTGGATAAAATTTGACAATTTCGACCAGGTTCTCAATAATTTTTATGCTTCCTATTTTGCAGGAGCATTGTTATTGCCAAGACAGCATTTGATTGATGAGTTGAATCTTTTTTTGTCAAACAGCAATCCGAAGCCTCAAGAAATGATTCAATTGATGAGTAAATTCAATGTTTCTCCTGAATCATTTTATCAGCGTTTAACGAATATTTTACCGAAAGATTTTCAAATAAAGAATCTCTTTTTTCTACGTTTATCACATGAAATTGGCACCGACACATATCAAATAAAAAAAGAATTGCATATCACCAATCAGCAAGAACCTCATGCCAACGAAATGAATGAGCATTATTGCAGAAGATGGGTTTCTATAAAAACAATTGTGGAGTCTTTGAAACAAAAGAAAGAGCACTTTTTTGATGCTCAGATTTCACGTTACGAAAATAGTAATAATGAGTATCTCGTTTTTTCATCGGCAACGCCTGATCCTTTCAAGAAAAATTGCTTGAGAAGTATATCAGTTGGGATATTGATTACGCCTTCTGTCAAGAAAAAATTCAAATTCATCGAAGGGGATTCGGTAAAAAAACAGCTTGTCGGGGTTACATGTGAAACGTGCTCGGTCAAAGATTGTTTGGAAAGGGCTTCACCTCCAATTCATCTAGATCGCAAAATTAGAAACGAAAAGACGGACGTTACTGTTCAGGAGTATATGGCTAAATATAGTTAG
- a CDS encoding succinate dehydrogenase cytochrome b subunit, with translation MAKSAILKSSIAKKVAMALSGLFLIMFLSLHFFINFVSVFSADAFNAMSHFMGYNPLIQFVMQPILVAGVVFHFVMGFVLELKNKSARPIAYAKYDGAANASWASRNMIISGLVVLAFLGLHFFDFWVQEINYKYIAVNAIDETRYYHELVEKFENPIRTGIYCVAFLLLAVHLWHGFTSSLQSIGFDNKIGKSLHKICYAFAIIVPFGFIFIALFHHFNN, from the coding sequence ATGGCAAAATCTGCAATATTGAAGTCGTCAATTGCTAAAAAAGTAGCAATGGCGCTTTCAGGACTTTTTTTGATTATGTTTCTATCGCTTCACTTTTTTATTAATTTCGTTTCGGTTTTTAGTGCCGATGCCTTTAATGCGATGTCACATTTCATGGGTTACAATCCGTTAATCCAGTTTGTAATGCAACCTATTTTGGTTGCGGGTGTAGTTTTTCATTTTGTTATGGGATTCGTTCTGGAATTGAAAAACAAAAGCGCCAGACCAATTGCTTATGCAAAATACGACGGTGCTGCAAATGCATCATGGGCATCCAGAAACATGATTATTTCCGGGCTGGTAGTGTTGGCATTTTTGGGTTTGCACTTCTTCGACTTTTGGGTTCAAGAAATTAACTACAAATACATAGCTGTAAATGCTATTGATGAAACAAGGTACTATCATGAATTGGTAGAGAAATTTGAAAACCCAATCCGTACAGGAATTTACTGTGTTGCTTTTTTATTATTGGCAGTTCACCTTTGGCACGGTTTCACCTCTTCTTTGCAATCAATCGGATTTGACAATAAAATCGGAAAATCATTGCATAAAATCTGCTATGC
- a CDS encoding hydroxymethylglutaryl-CoA synthase family protein: MKIGIDAIAFDVAKLHLPIKTLALARNIEPEKLEKGLGLLKMTLPDIHQDTVVFGANALTKLIQDNNIDLGEIARIYVGTESAIDSSKPISSFLISLMEQKFGEHSLTECDVVDFTFACIGGVDAMQNCLDFVQLNPTKKAIVVTTDFAKYDLNSTGEYTQGAGAVALLITSNPRIITFENHWGVSTKGVFDFFKPYRTISKQEITGNTNNESWFDNLENEIEIHKDQPVFDGQYSNQCYMDRTREAYFSFKKLKNTKDTIYNSWKSIVMHLPYAFQGRRMLSEIYALDASTSIIFGEESASEYQNKLKEISKSEDYKTFVTEKLQPAELASSLIGNLYTGSIFMGLLSTLAHFYDTKKEIASEKFGFLAYGSGSKSKVFEGTIQAEWKSALANVSLFETLENSFEIDFETYERLHKKEQKQSVQKPKNEWILDRIETEIPNLIGARYYKWVD, translated from the coding sequence ATGAAAATCGGAATTGATGCAATCGCTTTTGACGTTGCCAAATTACACCTACCCATAAAAACATTAGCCTTAGCAAGAAACATAGAACCTGAGAAACTCGAAAAAGGACTGGGTTTGTTAAAAATGACTTTGCCAGATATACACCAAGATACAGTGGTATTCGGAGCTAATGCTTTAACAAAATTAATCCAAGACAACAACATAGATTTAGGTGAAATTGCCCGAATATACGTTGGAACCGAAAGTGCAATCGACAGTTCAAAACCCATCAGTTCTTTCCTGATTTCACTGATGGAGCAAAAATTTGGGGAGCATTCTTTAACCGAATGTGATGTGGTCGATTTTACTTTTGCCTGTATCGGCGGTGTAGATGCCATGCAAAACTGCCTTGATTTTGTTCAACTCAATCCAACCAAAAAAGCAATTGTTGTAACTACAGATTTTGCCAAATACGACTTAAATTCTACTGGTGAATATACTCAAGGTGCAGGTGCTGTCGCGCTGTTGATTACTTCAAATCCAAGAATTATAACTTTCGAAAATCATTGGGGAGTAAGCACCAAAGGTGTATTTGATTTCTTTAAACCCTACAGAACTATTTCAAAACAAGAAATCACAGGAAACACAAACAACGAATCTTGGTTTGACAATTTAGAGAATGAAATTGAAATCCACAAAGATCAACCCGTTTTTGACGGTCAATATTCGAACCAATGTTATATGGATCGAACTAGAGAGGCTTATTTCTCATTCAAGAAATTAAAAAATACCAAGGACACCATTTACAATTCCTGGAAAAGTATCGTAATGCATTTGCCTTATGCTTTTCAGGGACGAAGAATGTTGTCTGAAATATATGCCTTGGATGCTTCAACTTCAATTATTTTCGGAGAAGAAAGCGCTTCTGAATACCAAAACAAATTGAAAGAAATCAGCAAGTCTGAAGATTACAAAACATTTGTTACCGAAAAATTACAACCTGCAGAATTGGCCTCTTCTTTAATCGGAAACTTATATACCGGTTCTATCTTTATGGGATTACTTTCGACTTTGGCTCATTTTTATGATACGAAAAAAGAAATTGCGAGTGAAAAATTCGGTTTTCTGGCGTACGGGAGTGGTTCTAAATCAAAAGTCTTTGAGGGAACGATTCAAGCAGAATGGAAGTCGGCTCTAGCAAATGTTTCCCTTTTTGAAACATTGGAAAATAGTTTCGAAATTGATTTTGAAACCTATGAACGATTACACAAAAAAGAACAAAAGCAAAGTGTTCAAAAACCTAAAAACGAATGGATTCTGGATCGAATAGAAACAGAAATTCCCAATTTAATAGGAGCTCGTTATTACAAATGGGTTGATTAA
- a CDS encoding alpha/beta fold hydrolase translates to MKKIFLFVFLSFLGHSFAQTEGFSTNTDASHTYYKVFGKGTPILIINGGPGMNSNGFEPMAKILAEHYQTIIYDQRGTGKSTLKELNDKTVSMKLMADDIESLRKHLKIEKWTVLGHSFGGMLASYYATIYPNSIDKLILSSSGGVDLSLLKGENLIEKGLTKAEKDSLNYWNDKIDKGDTSHKARLGRGRAMAPAYVYDQKYVPIIAERLTQGNSTLNSLLWSDMQKMNFDCKNKFANFNNPVLIIQGKQDIISPAIGEISLKAFPNSKMILLENCKHYGWLDAKEKYFDSIDTFLKS, encoded by the coding sequence ATGAAAAAGATTTTTCTATTTGTTTTTCTTTCTTTTCTGGGGCATTCGTTTGCACAAACGGAGGGTTTTTCTACAAACACAGATGCCAGCCATACCTATTATAAAGTATTTGGAAAAGGCACACCAATTTTAATCATAAATGGTGGTCCCGGAATGAATAGTAATGGGTTTGAACCTATGGCGAAAATTTTGGCAGAGCATTATCAAACCATTATTTACGATCAAAGAGGTACCGGAAAATCCACTCTTAAAGAATTGAACGACAAAACGGTTTCGATGAAATTAATGGCTGATGATATCGAGTCATTGAGAAAACATTTGAAAATCGAAAAATGGACCGTACTCGGGCATTCTTTTGGCGGAATGCTGGCCTCTTATTACGCCACCATTTACCCCAACAGTATTGATAAATTGATTTTGTCCTCTTCCGGCGGAGTAGATCTGAGTTTGCTGAAAGGTGAAAATCTGATTGAAAAAGGATTAACCAAAGCCGAGAAAGACTCCTTAAACTATTGGAATGATAAAATTGACAAAGGTGACACCTCCCACAAAGCCCGTTTGGGCCGCGGAAGAGCGATGGCGCCCGCTTATGTGTACGACCAAAAATATGTTCCCATCATTGCCGAAAGATTGACACAAGGCAATTCGACCCTGAATTCATTATTATGGAGTGACATGCAAAAAATGAATTTTGACTGCAAAAACAAGTTTGCTAATTTCAACAATCCAGTTTTAATCATTCAAGGCAAACAAGACATTATCAGTCCGGCAATTGGAGAAATTAGCTTGAAAGCATTCCCAAATTCAAAAATGATTCTACTCGAAAATTGCAAACATTATGGTTGGCTCGACGCAAAAGAAAAGTATTTTGACTCCATAGACACTTTTTTAAAGAGTTAA
- the aceA gene encoding isocitrate lyase has protein sequence MKTTETRIQELVTDWITNPRWKGIERPYTAEEVVKLQGSYQIEHSVAKIGANKLWDKLNSQDFVAGLGALTGNQAIQEVEAGLEAIYLSGWQVAADANVAGEMYPDQSLYPANSVPLVVKRINNALLRADQIQVVNGTTDKKDYLVPIVADAEAGFGGNLNAFELMKSMIESGASGVHFEDQLSSAKKCGHLGGKVLVPTQEAINKLIAARLAADVMGTPTLIVARTDADAANLLTSDIDPRDAKFITGEKTAEGFFYVNCGVEQGIDRGLSYAPYADLIWMETSNPDLVYAKRFADAIHKQFPGKMLAYNCSPSFNWAAKLTVAEMETFREDLAAMGYKFQFITLAGFHALNTSMFELSKAYKERGMAGYSELQEREFALQQHGFKAVKHQNFVGTSYFDAVQNTVTTGKSSTTAMKDSTEVAQF, from the coding sequence ATGAAAACAACCGAGACAAGAATTCAAGAATTAGTTACAGACTGGATTACAAACCCAAGATGGAAAGGTATCGAACGTCCATACACTGCCGAAGAAGTAGTAAAATTGCAAGGATCCTACCAAATTGAGCATAGCGTTGCCAAAATTGGTGCCAATAAACTTTGGGACAAACTTAATTCTCAAGATTTTGTAGCAGGTTTGGGTGCACTCACAGGAAACCAAGCCATCCAAGAAGTAGAAGCGGGACTTGAAGCCATTTACCTTTCTGGCTGGCAAGTGGCTGCCGATGCCAATGTGGCCGGAGAAATGTATCCTGACCAATCCTTGTATCCAGCCAACAGCGTTCCATTGGTAGTAAAAAGAATCAACAACGCGCTTTTACGTGCCGATCAAATACAAGTGGTAAATGGAACAACCGATAAAAAAGATTATTTAGTACCGATTGTGGCCGATGCCGAAGCAGGTTTTGGTGGAAATCTAAATGCCTTCGAATTGATGAAATCGATGATTGAATCCGGAGCTTCGGGAGTTCATTTTGAAGACCAATTGAGTTCTGCCAAAAAATGCGGACACTTGGGAGGTAAAGTTTTAGTACCTACGCAAGAAGCCATAAATAAATTAATCGCAGCGCGTTTAGCTGCCGATGTAATGGGAACTCCAACGCTTATCGTAGCTCGAACAGATGCTGATGCAGCAAATTTATTGACTAGCGATATCGATCCAAGAGATGCCAAATTCATCACAGGAGAAAAAACTGCCGAAGGGTTCTTCTATGTAAATTGTGGTGTAGAGCAAGGAATTGACCGTGGATTGAGTTACGCCCCTTATGCCGATTTGATTTGGATGGAAACCAGCAACCCCGATTTGGTTTATGCCAAACGCTTCGCCGATGCTATTCACAAACAATTTCCCGGAAAAATGTTGGCCTACAATTGTTCGCCTTCCTTCAACTGGGCGGCAAAATTAACAGTAGCCGAAATGGAAACCTTCAGAGAAGATTTGGCTGCAATGGGTTATAAATTTCAATTTATTACTTTGGCTGGATTCCACGCTTTGAACACTAGCATGTTCGAATTATCCAAAGCATATAAAGAAAGAGGAATGGCTGGCTATTCTGAATTGCAGGAAAGAGAATTTGCATTACAACAACACGGTTTCAAAGCTGTAAAACACCAAAACTTTGTAGGCACATCTTATTTTGATGCCGTACAAAATACCGTTACTACAGGAAAATCTTCAACAACAGCCATGAAAGATTCTACCGAAGTAGCCCAGTTTTAA
- the aceB gene encoding malate synthase A, whose translation MKNQTETTEKKFQITNGMTQQYPEILTEDAIEFLTELHHKFNNKRLSLLEDRKKQQSLFDAGALPSFPAETRMIRESNWVAATTPRDLLDRRVEITGPVDRKMVINALNSGANTFMADFEDSTSPTWSNLIEGQQNLIDAVNKTITLNDTLKNKKYELNNKTAVLIVRPRGLHLNEKNILIDGQETSGSLLDFGLYAFHNHEELSKNGTAPYFYLPKLEHYLEARWWNEVFEFAQEYLGEQNGTFKATVLIETITASFQLDEIIFELRDHIVGLNCGRWDYIFSFIKKLRKNKTYIVPNRDQVTMNTPFMSAYSQLVIQRCHKRNIHAIGGMAAQIPIKNNEEANTIAFDKVVTDKRREVQNGHDGTWVAHPDLVPLAKSVFDKYMPTPNQIFVKREDVNVVAEDLLAVPKGTITEEGVRKNISISVLYIASWLNGQGAAALHHLMEDAATAEISRSQLWQWLQNEVILDNGKTLTEDYYHRIAMEEFEKIKKSVGDENHEKQNYHLAEQLLDTLVVNDNFIEFLTLIGYKYL comes from the coding sequence ATGAAAAACCAAACCGAAACCACAGAAAAAAAATTCCAAATCACGAATGGAATGACGCAACAGTATCCAGAAATTTTGACGGAGGATGCTATCGAATTTTTAACTGAATTGCATCATAAATTCAATAACAAAAGACTTTCGTTATTGGAGGACCGCAAAAAACAACAGTCCCTATTTGATGCTGGAGCTTTACCTTCTTTCCCTGCCGAAACTAGAATGATCAGAGAGAGTAATTGGGTAGCTGCAACTACTCCAAGGGATTTATTAGATCGAAGAGTCGAAATAACAGGACCTGTAGATCGAAAAATGGTCATCAACGCACTCAATTCTGGCGCTAATACCTTTATGGCCGATTTTGAAGATAGCACTTCACCAACTTGGAGCAACTTGATAGAAGGTCAACAAAACCTGATCGATGCCGTAAACAAAACCATAACACTGAACGATACTTTAAAAAACAAGAAATACGAGCTTAACAACAAAACAGCCGTTCTAATTGTAAGACCAAGAGGTTTACATTTGAACGAAAAAAATATTCTGATCGACGGTCAGGAAACCTCAGGTTCTTTACTTGATTTTGGGTTGTATGCTTTCCACAATCATGAAGAATTATCCAAAAACGGAACAGCTCCTTATTTCTACCTACCAAAGTTGGAACATTATCTTGAAGCAAGATGGTGGAATGAAGTATTCGAATTTGCCCAAGAATATTTAGGCGAACAAAACGGAACTTTCAAAGCAACGGTATTGATCGAAACCATTACTGCCAGTTTTCAATTGGATGAAATCATTTTCGAATTAAGAGATCATATCGTGGGATTGAATTGTGGCCGATGGGATTATATTTTTTCTTTCATAAAAAAACTAAGAAAAAACAAAACGTACATCGTTCCAAATCGCGATCAAGTAACCATGAATACACCGTTTATGAGTGCCTATTCACAATTAGTTATTCAAAGATGTCACAAGCGAAATATTCATGCTATTGGTGGAATGGCGGCCCAAATTCCGATCAAGAACAACGAAGAAGCCAATACCATTGCCTTTGACAAAGTAGTAACCGACAAAAGAAGGGAAGTACAAAATGGACACGATGGAACTTGGGTGGCCCATCCTGATTTGGTTCCATTGGCAAAATCAGTTTTCGATAAATATATGCCTACACCAAATCAAATATTTGTAAAAAGAGAAGATGTAAATGTCGTAGCCGAAGATTTGTTGGCTGTCCCAAAAGGAACTATTACCGAGGAGGGCGTTCGAAAAAACATCAGTATTTCAGTTTTATACATTGCTTCATGGCTTAATGGACAAGGAGCAGCCGCTTTACACCATTTGATGGAAGACGCTGCTACAGCTGAAATCTCAAGGTCCCAATTGTGGCAATGGCTGCAAAACGAAGTCATTTTAGACAATGGAAAAACATTGACTGAAGATTATTACCATCGTATTGCCATGGAAGAATTTGAAAAAATCAAAAAAAGTGTAGGAGACGAAAATCATGAAAAACAAAATTATCATTTGGCTGAACAGCTACTTGATACATTAGTAGTCAACGACAATTTTATAGAATTCTTAACCCTAATTGGTTATAAATACCTATAA